The proteins below are encoded in one region of Pseudomonas putida NBRC 14164:
- a CDS encoding diguanylate cyclase domain-containing protein produces the protein MTLRTKLLWQFAPPLLLVLGLTFFATHNVLLERLDKQDERLLVSEAKRVRALLNNLFERDADRLEQLAESLPRPIASAFPLPSHILNRTDFDFLALVTPTGQRSAWRTMAPVFSDTGNSKPLSFESLQSEVSSQLGRLSSSMASASSPQLMVVHRQPFILATVDVGPPSARETLFAGRFLDAERNDGLERQLGAVLQWETGGVQSVASPADGEFISIGNRQISDERHQRIDLIFHNSLGEPQVQLQLHRERHLYSEGIQQLKLLMGAMFAIISLAWLVIYLALDVTLLRRISALNREFLAVGADSASGRLSDSGHDELGMLAQEANRTLDRLEQSEARGRIILDGMEDGYFELDSHARIQSMNPAFCKMLCYSAADVTGNTFAALQPQEHGSRPSSRVVFDTEPGAPLSARLQRADGTVGYYETRFTRITDAAGNVIGYRGILHDVSEHVQYQQALLDMAYRDALTGLGNRKAFHEQLERLLDAQRLPLGVVFLDLDRFKQVNDRFGHDVGDALLVCMAERLRNAMRKQDTAYRLGGDEFTAILPAIDEAAAGALAERLLAVLSAPVRVGGKLIDFVTPSIGLAFAPAHASSANMLVKAADQAMYQAKQQRGRVCLAN, from the coding sequence ATGACGTTACGTACTAAGCTGCTCTGGCAGTTCGCGCCGCCTCTATTGTTGGTGCTGGGCCTGACTTTCTTCGCGACGCATAATGTGTTGCTCGAACGGCTGGACAAGCAAGACGAGCGCCTGTTGGTTAGCGAGGCGAAGCGTGTGCGTGCTTTGCTGAACAACCTGTTTGAGCGCGATGCCGATCGCTTGGAGCAACTTGCCGAGTCGCTGCCTCGCCCCATCGCGTCGGCATTCCCTTTGCCATCCCACATTCTTAACCGTACAGATTTCGATTTTCTCGCGTTGGTTACGCCCACAGGGCAGCGATCGGCCTGGAGAACGATGGCCCCAGTGTTCAGTGATACCGGTAACAGCAAGCCATTGTCATTCGAATCACTGCAGAGTGAGGTTTCGAGTCAGCTCGGTCGCTTGTCTAGCTCCATGGCTTCGGCATCCTCTCCTCAGCTCATGGTTGTACATCGTCAGCCTTTCATTCTGGCAACGGTGGATGTCGGCCCCCCCAGTGCACGGGAAACTCTGTTTGCGGGGCGTTTTCTCGATGCCGAGCGAAATGACGGACTGGAACGGCAACTGGGCGCAGTGCTGCAATGGGAAACTGGGGGCGTCCAGTCTGTTGCTTCGCCAGCGGATGGCGAGTTCATCAGTATCGGCAACCGCCAGATCAGCGACGAGCGCCACCAGCGTATCGATTTGATATTTCATAACAGCTTGGGCGAGCCGCAAGTGCAGTTGCAGTTGCACCGGGAACGGCATCTCTACAGCGAGGGCATCCAGCAACTCAAACTGTTGATGGGTGCTATGTTTGCAATCATCAGCCTTGCCTGGTTGGTTATCTACCTCGCCTTGGATGTCACGCTGCTCCGACGGATTTCTGCTCTGAATCGGGAGTTTCTGGCTGTAGGAGCTGATTCAGCGAGCGGGCGTTTGTCCGACTCAGGGCATGATGAGTTGGGCATGTTGGCGCAGGAGGCTAACCGCACCCTGGACCGCCTTGAACAGAGCGAGGCTCGTGGACGGATCATTCTCGACGGTATGGAAGATGGATACTTCGAACTCGACTCACACGCCCGCATCCAATCGATGAACCCTGCCTTCTGCAAAATGCTCTGCTACAGCGCTGCGGATGTCACAGGTAACACATTCGCTGCGCTGCAGCCGCAGGAACACGGTAGCAGGCCGAGTTCGCGAGTGGTGTTCGACACCGAACCAGGCGCGCCGCTTTCCGCTCGGTTACAGCGTGCGGATGGAACGGTAGGCTACTACGAAACGCGATTTACCAGGATCACCGATGCAGCAGGCAATGTGATCGGCTATCGCGGCATCTTGCATGACGTCAGTGAGCACGTTCAGTACCAACAAGCGTTGCTGGACATGGCCTACCGTGATGCACTGACCGGTCTTGGCAATCGCAAGGCTTTCCATGAGCAACTTGAGCGCTTGCTGGATGCGCAGCGCTTGCCGCTAGGGGTGGTGTTTCTTGATCTGGACCGCTTCAAGCAAGTCAACGACCGTTTTGGCCATGATGTCGGCGATGCTTTGCTGGTGTGCATGGCCGAGCGTCTGCGCAATGCCATGCGCAAGCAGGATACGGCCTATCGTTTGGGCGGCGATGAGTTCACGGCGATCTTGCCGGCAATCGACGAGGCGGCGGCAGGCGCCTTGGCCGAGCGGCTATTGGCCGTGTTGAGTGCACCGGTCCGTGTGGGGGGGAAGTTGATCGATTTCGTCACGCCGAGTATCGGTCTTGCGTTCGCGCCTGCGCATGCCTCCAGTGCGAACATGCTGGTGAAGGCGGCAGACCAGGCAATGTATCAGGCCAAACAACAGCGGGGGCGAGTATGCTTGGCGAACTGA
- a CDS encoding glycosyltransferase family 4 protein — protein MLFTRIPVVVDEQGGLFTDPLWVKDIELHLTYIENFGMCCPVERGGNVDGLQSISHLDVKWLYGLRKDYGLSSVLKNFFPNFITVINACKHARIVHSDGAGWAFPLSFYLLPLKPLFRFQWVIVIESSFWMLAQGQARTLRAIIEHHVHTLLLKCCLKLANARIFTQSFYKEYFLGSNNSRTLINPASWLDKKFMASPEAVRHRFEVRRSRTLNVLYPSRLVLDKGVLVVLEAIEQLKTEDVDITVTLMGDGDLKEHCRRFAAEKRGGVEVRFQDAVDYGKDFFRIIAQHDWLLVPTLKQEQPRIIFDAFSQGVPVIGSDTSGVLDITSKHNALTFETGNPSSLADRIRHAARHPELALEMGLAGLDYATGKTHLQMHQVREEFLKSSLTPSASPRAPND, from the coding sequence ATGTTGTTCACCCGTATTCCTGTTGTCGTAGACGAGCAAGGTGGTTTGTTTACAGACCCCTTGTGGGTCAAAGATATAGAGCTTCACCTCACCTACATAGAAAACTTCGGCATGTGCTGCCCTGTCGAGAGAGGCGGCAACGTCGACGGGCTGCAAAGCATTAGCCATCTGGATGTTAAATGGCTCTATGGGTTGCGCAAAGACTATGGGCTTTCGTCAGTATTAAAGAACTTTTTTCCGAATTTCATAACCGTCATCAATGCCTGCAAGCATGCCCGGATCGTTCATTCTGACGGCGCCGGTTGGGCATTTCCCTTGTCCTTTTACCTATTGCCGCTCAAGCCGTTGTTCCGCTTCCAATGGGTAATTGTCATAGAGTCTTCATTCTGGATGTTGGCTCAGGGGCAGGCGCGAACCCTCAGAGCAATCATCGAACACCACGTGCACACCCTGTTATTGAAGTGCTGCCTGAAGTTGGCGAATGCCAGGATTTTTACCCAGTCCTTCTACAAGGAATATTTTCTTGGGAGCAATAACAGTCGCACGTTAATTAACCCTGCCAGCTGGCTCGACAAGAAATTCATGGCATCCCCTGAGGCCGTCAGACATAGATTCGAAGTCAGGCGCAGCCGCACACTCAACGTGCTTTACCCATCCCGCCTTGTTCTGGATAAAGGTGTACTGGTAGTCCTTGAAGCCATTGAACAGCTGAAAACCGAAGACGTTGATATCACCGTCACCCTGATGGGTGATGGTGATTTGAAAGAGCACTGCCGACGCTTTGCTGCCGAAAAGCGTGGCGGCGTCGAGGTGAGGTTCCAGGACGCGGTTGATTACGGCAAAGATTTTTTCAGGATCATTGCCCAACATGACTGGCTGTTGGTGCCGACATTGAAACAGGAACAACCCCGAATCATTTTTGACGCATTCAGCCAGGGCGTTCCCGTCATCGGTTCTGACACATCCGGGGTCCTGGACATAACCAGCAAGCACAACGCGCTGACGTTCGAAACCGGGAACCCGTCCAGCCTGGCAGACCGTATTCGTCATGCTGCCCGGCATCCCGAGCTGGCGCTGGAAATGGGGCTTGCGGGGTTGGATTATGCGACCGGGAAAACACACTTGCAGATGCATCAGGTGCGCGAGGAGTTCCTGAAGAGCAGTTTGACACCCTCTGCAAGCCCGCGCGCCCCAAATGACTGA
- a CDS encoding FecR domain-containing protein, producing MTNGTATPDDAIAQHVLAQAASWLMLMQEGPLLPAQQLELERWRLASDEHERAWKRAQRLLSRLGSLPPTLARHTLQRPPGRRAVLRGLALLMGAAPLGWWGWRSQVGRFASDYHTAVGERRHARLADGTQIILNTDSVLQLLFDSAQRLLHLRRGEVYIVTAADPRPLMVQTVHGQLLALGTRFSVRQLADETLLEVYEGAVQVRPESTSVAGVENIIRAGQQVRFTRERLGLVGEVRETSLAWQRGLLVADDMPLQQWAQALMRYADQRLECDPALSELRVSGTFPVDDMPLALAMLAQTYGLQVRQAGGRLVISR from the coding sequence ATGACTAACGGTACTGCAACACCCGACGATGCCATCGCGCAGCATGTGCTTGCCCAGGCAGCCTCGTGGCTGATGCTGATGCAGGAAGGGCCGCTGCTGCCTGCCCAGCAGCTCGAACTGGAACGATGGCGGCTTGCCAGTGATGAGCACGAACGTGCATGGAAAAGGGCGCAGCGCCTGCTTTCACGCCTGGGCAGCCTGCCGCCAACGCTGGCCAGGCACACCCTGCAACGCCCCCCGGGCAGGCGCGCGGTACTGCGCGGGCTGGCGCTGCTGATGGGTGCCGCACCGCTTGGCTGGTGGGGCTGGCGCTCGCAGGTCGGGCGTTTTGCCAGTGATTACCATACGGCTGTGGGCGAGCGCAGACATGCGCGACTGGCCGATGGCACCCAGATCATCCTGAATACCGACAGTGTCCTGCAGCTGCTTTTCGATAGCGCGCAACGGTTGCTGCATCTGCGCCGTGGCGAGGTGTACATCGTGACCGCTGCCGACCCACGGCCGCTGATGGTGCAGACCGTGCATGGGCAGTTGCTTGCACTGGGCACGCGTTTCAGCGTGCGTCAGCTGGCCGATGAAACCTTGCTTGAGGTGTACGAAGGCGCCGTGCAGGTACGACCCGAAAGCACCAGCGTGGCGGGAGTCGAGAACATCATTCGCGCCGGGCAGCAGGTTCGATTCACCCGGGAGCGTCTGGGCCTTGTCGGGGAGGTGCGTGAAACCAGCCTGGCGTGGCAACGCGGCTTGCTGGTGGCCGATGACATGCCATTGCAACAGTGGGCGCAGGCATTGATGCGCTACGCCGACCAGCGCCTGGAGTGCGACCCCGCGTTGAGCGAACTGCGGGTGTCTGGCACCTTCCCGGTCGATGATATGCCGCTGGCGTTGGCCATGCTGGCCCAGACCTATGGGCTGCAGGTTCGCCAAGCTGGTGGGCGCCTGGTTATCAGTCGGTGA